One part of the Vicia villosa cultivar HV-30 ecotype Madison, WI linkage group LG6, Vvil1.0, whole genome shotgun sequence genome encodes these proteins:
- the LOC131609297 gene encoding signal recognition particle subunit SRP54, chloroplastic-like, producing the protein MRSNYRYWCEIMDYYVITRKFHKPILRSTSSKQNLLILGMGDVLSFVEKALEVMLQEDAEDLQKKIMSAKFDFNDLLKQSRTIAQMGSVSRVLGMIPGMAKNE; encoded by the exons ATGAGAAGTAATTATCGTTATTGGTGTGAAATTATGGACTATTATGTGATCACTAGGAAGTTCCATAAACCCATTCTCAGAAGCACATCCTCTAAACAAAATCTACTAATCCTAGGAATGGGTGATGTTCTTTCATTTGTGGAAAAGGCACTGGAAGTT ATGCTTCAAGAAGATGCTGAAGACTTGCAAAAGAAGATAATGAGTGCAAAGTTTGACTTTAATGATTTGCTAAAGCAAAGTCGTACTATTGCACAAATGGGTTCTGTGTCTCGAGTCCTAGGGATGATTCCTGGTATGGCAAAG AATGAATGA
- the LOC131614116 gene encoding dehydration-responsive element-binding protein 1E-like: MNIFESSFTELNYGTHQHSDTSSSSETSSSNHNNSETFLASERPKKRTGRRVFKETRHPVYRGVRKWNNNKWVCEMRVPKRNKCNNSRILLGTNPTQEMAARAHDVAALVLKGKSACLNFADSAWRLRLPESNDGDEIRKAAMEAAELVSVEDNNQCQVGVGDGVVIEQVPTEFDDMHDLLMSIANEPLRSPSPSITDYATNWFDMEMFDTQVSSLWNFETQY, from the coding sequence ATGAATATTTTtgaatcatcatttaccgagttGAACTACGGCACACACCAACACTCTGATACTTCTTCTTCGTCAGAAACAAGTTCCTCAAACCATAATAATTCAGAAACGTTTTTGGCATCTGAGAGACCAAAGAAGCGAACAGGTAGAAGAGTATTCAAGGAGACAAGACACCCAGTGTACCGAGGAGTACGAAAGTGGAACAATAACAAGTGGGTTTGTGAGATGCGAGTTCCTAAGCGTAACAAATGCAACAACTCAAGGATTTTGCTTGGAACTAATCCCACGCAAGAAATGGCCGCACGTGCACATGATGTTGCTGCACTCGTTCTTAAGGGGAAATCAGCTTGTCTTAATTTTGCTGATTCCGCATGGCGGTTGAGGTTGCCGGAATCCAATGACGGAGACGAGATAAGGAAAGCTGCAATGGAAGCTGCTGAGTTAGTTTCTGTTGAGGACAACAACCAGTGTCAGGTTGGTGTTGGTGATGGAGTGGTCATAGAACAAGTTCCAACGGAATTCGACGATATGCATGATTTGCTCATGAGTATTGCAAATGAGCCTTTACGTTCTCCTTCTCCTTCCATCACAGATTATGCCACTAACTGGTTTGACATGGAGATGTTTGACACTCAAGTCTCATCATTGTGGAATTTCGAAACACAGTATTAA